The following are encoded together in the Carboxydothermus pertinax genome:
- a CDS encoding DUF502 domain-containing protein, producing the protein MAGREGGEGIFKKLGNYFLTGLVVITPAAITIYILYTLFSFFDRPLRGFFAKIFGLDIPGLGFLTVALLIPTVGMLATNFIGGKILKKFEQLFIKLPVTRTLYKTSKQLIETFLHPERDAFKSVVLVRYPNENSYALGFITGSGLNEINEKTEEKLLPVFLPTTPNPTSGWLLYLPERDVIPLNLSVEDALKIIVSGGIVQPEREVWDEL; encoded by the coding sequence ATGGCAGGTCGCGAGGGGGGAGAGGGCATTTTTAAGAAACTTGGCAACTATTTTTTAACCGGTCTCGTAGTAATAACACCTGCGGCTATAACTATCTACATCTTATATACCTTATTTTCCTTTTTTGACCGGCCCCTGAGAGGTTTTTTTGCAAAGATTTTTGGTCTTGACATTCCTGGGCTTGGGTTTTTAACAGTAGCCCTCTTGATACCTACCGTTGGCATGCTGGCTACCAATTTTATCGGCGGAAAAATCCTTAAAAAATTTGAGCAACTTTTTATAAAGCTTCCGGTGACTCGTACCCTTTATAAGACATCTAAGCAATTAATTGAAACTTTTTTGCATCCCGAAAGGGATGCTTTTAAAAGTGTGGTATTGGTAAGGTATCCCAATGAAAATAGTTATGCGTTAGGCTTTATAACCGGTTCTGGACTTAATGAAATAAATGAAAAAACCGAGGAAAAGCTTTTACCGGTCTTTCTACCTACTACTCCCAACCCAACTTCGGGCTGGCTTTTATACTTGCCCGAAAGGGATGTAATACCATTAAATCTTTCGGTAGAAGATGCTTTAAAAATTATTGTTTCCGGTGGTATTGTCCAGCCGGAAAGGGAGGTATGGGATGAGTTATAA
- a CDS encoding diacylglycerol kinase family protein, with amino-acid sequence MRRSLKESFSYAFWGLIYSLRTQRNMKIHFLAGIGVLTLSLFLPFNGYDYLFVFFAVALVIITEMINTAIEATVDLFTKDYHRLAKIAKDVAAGAVLLAAINSIGVFFLVIIPKIKGLSYLNLYRIRLYPFHILLLLIGLLFLLYTFLSYGRSRGGRGHF; translated from the coding sequence ATGCGCCGAAGCTTAAAAGAAAGCTTTAGCTATGCCTTTTGGGGATTAATTTATAGTTTACGTACCCAGAGAAATATGAAAATTCACTTTTTAGCGGGTATTGGAGTTTTAACCCTTTCTTTATTTTTGCCTTTTAACGGATATGACTACTTATTTGTTTTTTTTGCCGTAGCTCTGGTAATTATAACGGAAATGATAAATACGGCTATTGAAGCCACGGTAGATTTGTTTACAAAAGATTATCACCGCCTTGCCAAAATTGCCAAGGATGTTGCAGCAGGAGCAGTGCTCCTGGCGGCAATAAACAGTATTGGAGTATTTTTTCTTGTGATTATACCAAAAATAAAGGGCTTATCTTATTTAAATCTCTACCGAATCAGGCTTTATCCTTTTCATATTTTACTTTTGTTAATAGGGCTTTTGTTTCTTCTATATACTTTCCTAAGTTATGGCAGGTCGCGAGGGGGGAGAGGGCATTTTTAA